In the genome of Capra hircus breed San Clemente chromosome 5, ASM170441v1, whole genome shotgun sequence, one region contains:
- the NCKAP5L gene encoding nck-associated protein 5-like isoform X1: MSEAMDQSAGSPGNLNPGEGGDGSAEPGTCQELLHRLRELEAENSALAQANESQRETYERCLDEVANHVVQALLNQKDLREECIKLKKRVFDLERQNQMLSALFQQKLQLTAGSLPQDAVNNTASVSLSHSCGGWATGGQKRKGPRGSPSLYSGRRLHRKAEDLGGSADSWIPLAPLQPPSEPPASPSLSSAEGPATSLPLGRCAGQREVCWEQQMRPGGPGPPAAPPPALDALSPFLRKKAQILEVLRALEETDPLLLCSPATPWQPPGEGPGSPEPINGELCGPPQPEPSPWAPYLLLGPGSLGGLLHWERLLGGPGEEEGAGRPWGPGRGSPQAQGTGSGPPCVPGSSSSSSSDEAGDPNEAPSPDTLLGALARKQLNLGQLLEDTESYLQAFLAGAACPLSGDHPGPRQPSSPDQGPPQLSKSKGLPKSAWVGGAPEAHRPGFGATSEGPGSLPFLSMLMGAGDTPLGSRPGHPHSSSQVKSKLQIGPPSPGEAQGPLLPSPARGLKFLKLPPASEKVPSPGGPQLSPQLPRNSRIPCRNSGSDGSPSPLLARKGLVGGELSPEGAQGLPTSPSPCSMTPDSAQLRPPQPALSATLSPGPTVSPCYENILDLSRNTFRGPSPEPPPSPLQVPTYPQLTLEVPRVPEVLRSPGIPSSPCHPESCPYEGTQEKSSDKAGSESPHPGRRGPGSSSKKPSQGAGRRPGDPGYTPLRDRLAALGKLKTGPEGPQGPEKNGVPVRPGTEKARGAGKSGESTGDTAPPASRPPEQPEAKGPLRGAVALGTSSLKQQESGLLGDPGARVYSSHSMGARVDLEPVSPRSCLTKVELAKSRLAGALCPQVPRTPAKVPTSAPSLGKPNKSPHSSPTKLPSKSPTKVVSRPVVPPATKEPPKPDKGKGPPWVDCGGTVAQPMSPAPGPADPGPGPEGRAPHSAIEEKVMKGIEENMLRLQGQERAPGTEAKHRNTSSIASWFGLKKSKLPALNRRTETTKGKEGAGGSPLRKEVKMEARKLEAESLNISKLMAKAEDLRRALEEEKAYLSSRARPRPGGPAPGTSAGLGQGQGQLVGMYQGADTFMQQLLNRVDGKELPPKSWREPKPEYGDFQPVSSDPKNPWPACGPRNGLVGPLQGCGKPPGKPSIEPGRREEMPSEDSLAEPVTTSHFTACGSLTRTLDSGIGTFPPPDHGSSGTPSKNLPKTKPPRLEPPPGVPPARPPPLTKVPRRAHTLEREVPGIEELLVSGRHPSMPAFPALLTTAPGHRGHQTCPDDPCEDPGPPPPVQLAKNWTFPNARAASGSSDPFLCPPRQLEGLPRTPMALPVDGKRSLEPSRPAPAPQGPAFGGSRTPSTSDVGEEGRVASGGPPGLETSESLSDSLYDSLSSCGSQG; the protein is encoded by the exons GCGAGAGGAGTGCATCAAGCTGAAGAAGAGGGTGTTTGACCTGGAAAGGCAGAACCAGATGCTGAGCGCCCTGTTTCAGCAGAAACTCCAGCTGACGGCGGGCTCCCTCCCTCAG GATGCAGTAAACAACACCGCCTCCGTTAGTCTCAGCCATTCCTGTGGAGGCTGGGCCACAGGTGGTCAGAAAAGAAAAGGGCCTCGAGGCTCACCCTCTCTGTACTCAGGGAGGAGGCTCCACAGAAAAGCAGAGGATCTTGGAGGCTCGGCGGACAGCTGG ATCCCACTCGCCCCACTCCAGCCGCCTTCTGAGCCACCGGCCTCGCCCTCCCTGAGCTCCGCCGAGGGACCAGCCACCTCGCTGCCTCTGGGGCGCTGCGCTGGGCAGAGAGAG GTGTGTTGGGAGCAGCAGATGCGGCCAGGAGGCCCAGGACCCCCGgccgccccacccccagcactggATGCCCTCTCCCCATTCCTTCGAAAGAAAGCGCAGATCCTGGAGGTGCTGAGAGCCCTGGAAGAGACGGACCCCTTGCTTCTGTGCTCACCTGCTACCCCCTGGCAGCCTCCAGGCGAGGGTCCTGGCTCCCCGGAGCCCATCAATGGCGAGCTTTGTGGCCCGCCTCAGCCTGAACCCTCTCCCTGGGCCCCCTACCTGCTACTAGGTCCTGGCAGCCTGGGAGGCCTGCTGCACTGGGAGCGCCTCTTAGGGGgtccaggggaggaggagggtgctGGGCGGCCCTGGGGCCCTGGTAGGGGCTCCCCACAGGCCCAGGGCACTGGTTCTGGGCCgccctgtgtgccaggcagtagctcctcctcctcttctgatGAGGCCGGTGACCCCAATGAGGCCCCCAGCCCGGACACCCTGCTAGGGGCCCTGGCCCGCAAGCAGTTGAACCTGGGCCAGCTCCTTGAAGACACAGAGTCTTACCTACAGGCCTTTTTGGCCGGGGCTGCTTGCCCACTCAGCGGGGACCACCCGGGTCCCAGGCAGCCATCCTCCCCAGACCAGGGGCCCCCACAACTGTCCAAGTCCAAAGGCCTCCCCAAGTCAGCTTGGGTTGGGGGTGCCCCAGAGGCCCACAGGCCAGGCTTTGGTGCTACCTCAGAGGGCCCGGGGTCGCTCCCCTTCCTCAGCATGCTCATGGGCGCAGGGGACACCCCCCTGGGCTCACGGCCTGGCCACCCCCACTCTTCATCTCAGGTGAAAAGCAAGCTCCAAATTGGCCCCCCTTCTCCTGGGGAAGCCCAAGGACCCCTTCTGCCCTCTCCAGCCAGAGGTCTCAAATTTCTAAAGCTGCCTCCAGCCTCAGAGAAGGTCCCCAGCCCAGGAGGCCCCCAGCTTAGCCCCCAGCTTCCCCGGAATTCCAGAATACCCTGTCGGAACAGTGGCTCAGACGGCAGCCCCTCCCCACTGCTGGCCCGCAAGGGTCTGGTGGGAGGAGAGCTGTCCCCAGAGGGGGCACAGGGCCTGCCCACCAGCCCTTCACCCTGCTCCATGACCCCTGACTCTGCACAGCTCAGACCTCCCCAGCCAGCCTTGTCCGCTACACTTTCCCCAGGACCCACGGTGTCTCCTTGCTATGAGAACATTCTGGACCTTTCCCGGAACACTTTTAGGGGGCCTTCCCCAGAGCCGCCTCCATCTCCTCTGCAGGTGCCCACCTATCCACAACTAACTTTGGAGGTGccacgggtccctgaggtcctcagaaGCCCTGGCATCCCCTCCAGCCCTTGCCACCCAGAATCCTGCCCTTATGAGGGCACTCAGGAGAAGAGTTCAGACAAGGCAGGCTCCGAGTCTCCCCATCCTGGCCGCAGGGGCCCAGGCAGCTCATCCAAGAAGCCCAGCCAGGGGGCAGGACGGCGACCTGGGGATCCTGGCTACACGCCTCTGCGGGACAGACTGGCAGCCCTGGGGAAACTGAAGACTGGCCCCGAGGGGCCTCAGGGCCCAGAAAAGAATGGGGTGCCAGTCAGACCTGGCACTGAGAAAGCCCGGGGAGCAGGGAAGTCAGGGGAGAGCACTGGAGACACAGCACCCCCTGCTTCCAGGCCCCCTGAGCAGCCGGAAGCCAAGGGGCCCCTGCGGGGGGCAGTGGCCTTAGGCACAAGCAGCCTGAAGCAACAGGAATCTGGGCTCCTGGGGGACCCTGGGGCCCGAGTCTACTCTTCCCACTCCATGGGGGCCCGGGTGGACCTGGAGCCTGTCTCACCGAGGAGCTGCCTCACCAAAGTGGAGCTGGCCAAGAGCCGGCTGGCAGGGGCCCTGTGCCCCCAGGTACCCCGCACCCCTGCCAAAGTGCCAACCTCAGCCCCCAGCCTTGGCAAGCCCAATAAGAGCCCCCACAGCAGCCCAACCAAGCTGCCTTCAAAGTCACCCACCAAGGTGGTATCCCGACCTGTGGTCCCACCAGCCACCAAGGAGCCCCCCAAACCTGACAAGGGGAAGGGCCCACCCTGGGTAGACTGTGGCGGCACTGTGGCCCAGCCCATGTCCCCAGCACCTGGCCCTGCAGACCCAGGCCCAGGTCCTGAGGGGCGGGCCCCGCACTCGGCCATTgaggagaaggtgatgaaggGCATCGAGGAGAACATGCTGCGGCTCCAGGGCCAGGAGCGGGCCCCCGGCACCGAGGCCAAGCATCGGAACACCAGCAGCATCGCCAGCTGGTTTGGCCTTAAGAAGAGCAAGTTGCCAGCGTTAAACCGCCGCACAGAGACCACCAAGGGCAAGGAAGGGGCCGGGGGCTCCCCGCTCCGGAAGGAAGTCAAGATGGAAGCCCGGAAGCTGGAGGCTGAGAGTCTCAACATCTCCAAGCTGATGGCTAAGGCGGAAGACCTGCGccgggccctggaggaggaaaaggcataCCTGAGCAGCAGGGCCCGGCCTCGGCCCGGGGGCCCAGCACCAGGGACCAGTgcaggcctggggcaggggcagggccagcTGGTTGGCATGTACCAGGGTGCAGACACCTTCATGCAGCAGCTTCTCAACAG GGTGGATGGCAAGGAACTGCCCCCCAAGAGCTGGCGGGAACCCAAACCTGAGTATGGCGATTTCCAGCCAGTGTCCTCTGACCCCAAGAACCCCTGGCCCGCCTGTGGGCCCCGAAATGGCCTGGTGGGCCCTCTCCAGGGCtgtggaaaacctcctgggaag CCAAGCATCGAGCCAGGGAGGCGAGAAGAGATGCCCTCCGAGGACAGTCTGGCTGAGCCAGTGACCACCTCACACTTCACAG cctgtGGCTCTTTGACTCGAACCCTGGACAGTGGCATTGGGACCTTCCCACCCCCAGACCATGGCAGCAGTGGGACCCCCAGCAAGAATCTTCCGAAGACCAAGCCACCACGGCTGGAGCCCCCACCTGGGGTGCCCCCAGCTCGGCCCCCACCCCTTACCAAAGTCCCCCGCCGTGCCCACACACTGGAGCGTGAGGTGCCCGGCATAGAGGAGCTGCTGGTGAGCGGGAGGCACCCCAGCATGCCGGCCTTCCCTGCCCTGCTCACCACTGCCCCAGGCCACCGGGGCCATCAGACCTGTCCAGACG ATCCCTGCGAAGACCCAGGCCCACCCCCTCCAGTCCAGCTGGCCAAGAACTGGACCTTCCCCAATGCCAGGGCAGCCAGCGGTTCCTCTGACCCTTTCTTATGCCCACCCCGACAACTGGAGGGGCTGCCCAGGACCCCCATG GCCCTGCCCGTGGATGGAAAGCGGAGCCTGGAGCCCAGCCGCCCAGCCCCTGCGCCCCAGGGCCCGGCGTTTGGGGGTAGCCGCACCCCTAGTACATCGGACGTGGGCGAGGAAGGGAGAGTGGCCAGCGGGGGACCCCCGGGGCTGGAGACCTCTGAGTCTCTCAGCGACTCGCTCTACGACTCGCTGTCCTCTTGCGGGAGTCAGGGCTGA
- the NCKAP5L gene encoding nck-associated protein 5-like isoform X3, producing MSEAMDQSAGSPGNLNPGEGGDGSAEPGTCQELLHRLRELEAENSALAQANESQRETYERCLDEVANHVVQALLNQKDLREECIKLKKRVFDLERQNQMLSALFQQKLQLTAGSLPQIPLAPLQPPSEPPASPSLSSAEGPATSLPLGRCAGQREVCWEQQMRPGGPGPPAAPPPALDALSPFLRKKAQILEVLRALEETDPLLLCSPATPWQPPGEGPGSPEPINGELCGPPQPEPSPWAPYLLLGPGSLGGLLHWERLLGGPGEEEGAGRPWGPGRGSPQAQGTGSGPPCVPGSSSSSSSDEAGDPNEAPSPDTLLGALARKQLNLGQLLEDTESYLQAFLAGAACPLSGDHPGPRQPSSPDQGPPQLSKSKGLPKSAWVGGAPEAHRPGFGATSEGPGSLPFLSMLMGAGDTPLGSRPGHPHSSSQVKSKLQIGPPSPGEAQGPLLPSPARGLKFLKLPPASEKVPSPGGPQLSPQLPRNSRIPCRNSGSDGSPSPLLARKGLVGGELSPEGAQGLPTSPSPCSMTPDSAQLRPPQPALSATLSPGPTVSPCYENILDLSRNTFRGPSPEPPPSPLQVPTYPQLTLEVPRVPEVLRSPGIPSSPCHPESCPYEGTQEKSSDKAGSESPHPGRRGPGSSSKKPSQGAGRRPGDPGYTPLRDRLAALGKLKTGPEGPQGPEKNGVPVRPGTEKARGAGKSGESTGDTAPPASRPPEQPEAKGPLRGAVALGTSSLKQQESGLLGDPGARVYSSHSMGARVDLEPVSPRSCLTKVELAKSRLAGALCPQVPRTPAKVPTSAPSLGKPNKSPHSSPTKLPSKSPTKVVSRPVVPPATKEPPKPDKGKGPPWVDCGGTVAQPMSPAPGPADPGPGPEGRAPHSAIEEKVMKGIEENMLRLQGQERAPGTEAKHRNTSSIASWFGLKKSKLPALNRRTETTKGKEGAGGSPLRKEVKMEARKLEAESLNISKLMAKAEDLRRALEEEKAYLSSRARPRPGGPAPGTSAGLGQGQGQLVGMYQGADTFMQQLLNRVDGKELPPKSWREPKPEYGDFQPVSSDPKNPWPACGPRNGLVGPLQGCGKPPGKPSIEPGRREEMPSEDSLAEPVTTSHFTACGSLTRTLDSGIGTFPPPDHGSSGTPSKNLPKTKPPRLEPPPGVPPARPPPLTKVPRRAHTLEREVPGIEELLVSGRHPSMPAFPALLTTAPGHRGHQTCPDDPCEDPGPPPPVQLAKNWTFPNARAASGSSDPFLCPPRQLEGLPRTPMALPVDGKRSLEPSRPAPAPQGPAFGGSRTPSTSDVGEEGRVASGGPPGLETSESLSDSLYDSLSSCGSQG from the exons GCGAGAGGAGTGCATCAAGCTGAAGAAGAGGGTGTTTGACCTGGAAAGGCAGAACCAGATGCTGAGCGCCCTGTTTCAGCAGAAACTCCAGCTGACGGCGGGCTCCCTCCCTCAG ATCCCACTCGCCCCACTCCAGCCGCCTTCTGAGCCACCGGCCTCGCCCTCCCTGAGCTCCGCCGAGGGACCAGCCACCTCGCTGCCTCTGGGGCGCTGCGCTGGGCAGAGAGAG GTGTGTTGGGAGCAGCAGATGCGGCCAGGAGGCCCAGGACCCCCGgccgccccacccccagcactggATGCCCTCTCCCCATTCCTTCGAAAGAAAGCGCAGATCCTGGAGGTGCTGAGAGCCCTGGAAGAGACGGACCCCTTGCTTCTGTGCTCACCTGCTACCCCCTGGCAGCCTCCAGGCGAGGGTCCTGGCTCCCCGGAGCCCATCAATGGCGAGCTTTGTGGCCCGCCTCAGCCTGAACCCTCTCCCTGGGCCCCCTACCTGCTACTAGGTCCTGGCAGCCTGGGAGGCCTGCTGCACTGGGAGCGCCTCTTAGGGGgtccaggggaggaggagggtgctGGGCGGCCCTGGGGCCCTGGTAGGGGCTCCCCACAGGCCCAGGGCACTGGTTCTGGGCCgccctgtgtgccaggcagtagctcctcctcctcttctgatGAGGCCGGTGACCCCAATGAGGCCCCCAGCCCGGACACCCTGCTAGGGGCCCTGGCCCGCAAGCAGTTGAACCTGGGCCAGCTCCTTGAAGACACAGAGTCTTACCTACAGGCCTTTTTGGCCGGGGCTGCTTGCCCACTCAGCGGGGACCACCCGGGTCCCAGGCAGCCATCCTCCCCAGACCAGGGGCCCCCACAACTGTCCAAGTCCAAAGGCCTCCCCAAGTCAGCTTGGGTTGGGGGTGCCCCAGAGGCCCACAGGCCAGGCTTTGGTGCTACCTCAGAGGGCCCGGGGTCGCTCCCCTTCCTCAGCATGCTCATGGGCGCAGGGGACACCCCCCTGGGCTCACGGCCTGGCCACCCCCACTCTTCATCTCAGGTGAAAAGCAAGCTCCAAATTGGCCCCCCTTCTCCTGGGGAAGCCCAAGGACCCCTTCTGCCCTCTCCAGCCAGAGGTCTCAAATTTCTAAAGCTGCCTCCAGCCTCAGAGAAGGTCCCCAGCCCAGGAGGCCCCCAGCTTAGCCCCCAGCTTCCCCGGAATTCCAGAATACCCTGTCGGAACAGTGGCTCAGACGGCAGCCCCTCCCCACTGCTGGCCCGCAAGGGTCTGGTGGGAGGAGAGCTGTCCCCAGAGGGGGCACAGGGCCTGCCCACCAGCCCTTCACCCTGCTCCATGACCCCTGACTCTGCACAGCTCAGACCTCCCCAGCCAGCCTTGTCCGCTACACTTTCCCCAGGACCCACGGTGTCTCCTTGCTATGAGAACATTCTGGACCTTTCCCGGAACACTTTTAGGGGGCCTTCCCCAGAGCCGCCTCCATCTCCTCTGCAGGTGCCCACCTATCCACAACTAACTTTGGAGGTGccacgggtccctgaggtcctcagaaGCCCTGGCATCCCCTCCAGCCCTTGCCACCCAGAATCCTGCCCTTATGAGGGCACTCAGGAGAAGAGTTCAGACAAGGCAGGCTCCGAGTCTCCCCATCCTGGCCGCAGGGGCCCAGGCAGCTCATCCAAGAAGCCCAGCCAGGGGGCAGGACGGCGACCTGGGGATCCTGGCTACACGCCTCTGCGGGACAGACTGGCAGCCCTGGGGAAACTGAAGACTGGCCCCGAGGGGCCTCAGGGCCCAGAAAAGAATGGGGTGCCAGTCAGACCTGGCACTGAGAAAGCCCGGGGAGCAGGGAAGTCAGGGGAGAGCACTGGAGACACAGCACCCCCTGCTTCCAGGCCCCCTGAGCAGCCGGAAGCCAAGGGGCCCCTGCGGGGGGCAGTGGCCTTAGGCACAAGCAGCCTGAAGCAACAGGAATCTGGGCTCCTGGGGGACCCTGGGGCCCGAGTCTACTCTTCCCACTCCATGGGGGCCCGGGTGGACCTGGAGCCTGTCTCACCGAGGAGCTGCCTCACCAAAGTGGAGCTGGCCAAGAGCCGGCTGGCAGGGGCCCTGTGCCCCCAGGTACCCCGCACCCCTGCCAAAGTGCCAACCTCAGCCCCCAGCCTTGGCAAGCCCAATAAGAGCCCCCACAGCAGCCCAACCAAGCTGCCTTCAAAGTCACCCACCAAGGTGGTATCCCGACCTGTGGTCCCACCAGCCACCAAGGAGCCCCCCAAACCTGACAAGGGGAAGGGCCCACCCTGGGTAGACTGTGGCGGCACTGTGGCCCAGCCCATGTCCCCAGCACCTGGCCCTGCAGACCCAGGCCCAGGTCCTGAGGGGCGGGCCCCGCACTCGGCCATTgaggagaaggtgatgaaggGCATCGAGGAGAACATGCTGCGGCTCCAGGGCCAGGAGCGGGCCCCCGGCACCGAGGCCAAGCATCGGAACACCAGCAGCATCGCCAGCTGGTTTGGCCTTAAGAAGAGCAAGTTGCCAGCGTTAAACCGCCGCACAGAGACCACCAAGGGCAAGGAAGGGGCCGGGGGCTCCCCGCTCCGGAAGGAAGTCAAGATGGAAGCCCGGAAGCTGGAGGCTGAGAGTCTCAACATCTCCAAGCTGATGGCTAAGGCGGAAGACCTGCGccgggccctggaggaggaaaaggcataCCTGAGCAGCAGGGCCCGGCCTCGGCCCGGGGGCCCAGCACCAGGGACCAGTgcaggcctggggcaggggcagggccagcTGGTTGGCATGTACCAGGGTGCAGACACCTTCATGCAGCAGCTTCTCAACAG GGTGGATGGCAAGGAACTGCCCCCCAAGAGCTGGCGGGAACCCAAACCTGAGTATGGCGATTTCCAGCCAGTGTCCTCTGACCCCAAGAACCCCTGGCCCGCCTGTGGGCCCCGAAATGGCCTGGTGGGCCCTCTCCAGGGCtgtggaaaacctcctgggaag CCAAGCATCGAGCCAGGGAGGCGAGAAGAGATGCCCTCCGAGGACAGTCTGGCTGAGCCAGTGACCACCTCACACTTCACAG cctgtGGCTCTTTGACTCGAACCCTGGACAGTGGCATTGGGACCTTCCCACCCCCAGACCATGGCAGCAGTGGGACCCCCAGCAAGAATCTTCCGAAGACCAAGCCACCACGGCTGGAGCCCCCACCTGGGGTGCCCCCAGCTCGGCCCCCACCCCTTACCAAAGTCCCCCGCCGTGCCCACACACTGGAGCGTGAGGTGCCCGGCATAGAGGAGCTGCTGGTGAGCGGGAGGCACCCCAGCATGCCGGCCTTCCCTGCCCTGCTCACCACTGCCCCAGGCCACCGGGGCCATCAGACCTGTCCAGACG ATCCCTGCGAAGACCCAGGCCCACCCCCTCCAGTCCAGCTGGCCAAGAACTGGACCTTCCCCAATGCCAGGGCAGCCAGCGGTTCCTCTGACCCTTTCTTATGCCCACCCCGACAACTGGAGGGGCTGCCCAGGACCCCCATG GCCCTGCCCGTGGATGGAAAGCGGAGCCTGGAGCCCAGCCGCCCAGCCCCTGCGCCCCAGGGCCCGGCGTTTGGGGGTAGCCGCACCCCTAGTACATCGGACGTGGGCGAGGAAGGGAGAGTGGCCAGCGGGGGACCCCCGGGGCTGGAGACCTCTGAGTCTCTCAGCGACTCGCTCTACGACTCGCTGTCCTCTTGCGGGAGTCAGGGCTGA